ttggaggccataatctcctccaccaggtcgcggccaccggagtagcggcacgctgccgcaaaagcctgatcacaagactccctcgtcggagacacctcctccggcGGATCCACATGCGTGAGCAGCAACATCTCCTCCATCCtcgaagtcaatggatactccgagAACTCCGTGCCATCCTCGGCGGTGCTacggaccccgtaggtcttcacgtagaaccactgctcaagccagccacggtcccacttgcccttctggcagaaagagatctccaggcggtCCGCGCCCtggttcctcttagacataaAGGTGTAACTACTGTACTGgtagatcacctccacctccttgccctctcatacctcctttttcttctttggctgcttctgcagctcgtagtaTGCGCAGAAGGTATCCACATCCAGCTCGGCACCGTAAGAAACGCACGcccagcaaaatttgctaagcgtgaggaaggcagtaggggtcagatgatggagctggacattgaaggtctccaacacccgacggaggaaggggatgtaaggaaggcaGAGGCCGCAagtgaagaagtcccgaaagaccACCGCGTATCCCTCCTCCGGCTCTGGAACAGTCTGACccggcggagggatttttaccctggaagaaggaaaacatgactccttcaacatctccgtGATTGCCTCCTTAGTAATAGAAGAGGGGCCGAAGtcccaagactttatcgccatATCTCTGGAGTCCGCGGCGATCAGGTCTCCGATAGAcacagagacactccccaaatcctcctccactagtttttcaaactccaacgcggaggcagaggcaagcatgcactcctcaaagcgcgcaccctagccgacggccctaacgccgagaaggtggcggtagGGTCCGAAAAAGGCGGGCCGGCGAGTTTGGGCGGAGGCGGAAAGGAAAGCCACCGCGACAACAACCTAAGCGTGAGACGCAAGCAGAAAGACGGAACGCGCGGGGGCAGCGaaaggcgaaagcgaagagagtAGAGAGCGATTTCTCGAATGCAATGAAAGCGAATGAGCGATGcgggggggaccccgccaccaacagcacccttatataggcagcgggcaggcggtccggctcccgccacacaacggtcacctccggaAGATTCGCCCGCCGCACAACGGTCTCCTCTGGAAAATTCACCCGCCGCGCAATGGTCACCTCCAAAAAAGTCGCAGGGTGTGCAACAGAAACTGACACGGCACAAACAGCCGTGCCGTAGGGCAACGGCTAGATTTgttgcccaacggctactctcaacgagaccaatggccacgccagagcgggccaggggggaagtagcggggcctcgctcGAAGACACCGATGAATATGGCCTCCGCCCCCGCCAACGCCTTTGGCCAAGgcattttgagctcacggcacgctccggcgaaccatggtctcaaaaggggggaactgttgtaacacgacTTCGGCGAGTGACGAAGGCCTCCGACAgcaaggtgtcgccaaggcgtcttcgaccgtcttagggcggagacctggCGTTGACTAAatgaactttcctggctatgctcgtaGGGCACTACATGAGGCTCGGCAGGCTTGTCGCGAATTCCGCCTAGGCCGGGCGCTGAGACCTCCGAGCGATAGTCAGGCGGGCGCCGCCCCGCTTCGGCTCGCCTCCGGCGACGAGGACGGAGGCCGCCTTACCTCTGAACTAATTAAATAAACAATCTTGACTGAGTGTGTGCAGATACTCAAGCGTATGCGCCCGTGGTCCGCACGAGCGCGCCAGCACGACctccgcgcggccgggcggagacatacggacgatgtctccgaccggaccggcggagacctgCCAAGGTGACGGCGCACCCCCGATGACGTAGGCCAGCGTCGGGGACCacggcccccgcgcggccgggcggagacataTAGACGATGTCTCCGACtggaccggcggagacccgccaaggcgacggcgTGCCCCCGAAGACGGAGGCCAGCATCGGGAACCCGGGCCTTTGGGCCGGAGAccgaggcacggtgggccggccACATATGGAAGCCCGTTACGTGGAGACGGAGTGGCAGGAATGCCCTGCAAACAACAGACCAGaggcggaatattccaggaatgtaccgtagaagttgaggggcattgtaataaattccatCAGGAAGTAGTTGAACcatataaatagggaacacttgtaaccgtgcggatggttggtgaatgaattaatgaaaccctagttctttgtGTCAGCTTCCCACAAGTTCACCTGTCGAAcctatcccgagcctccgcccgagggcgACCCCTGACGGGCGGAGGCCCCAGTCTCCCCCACGCTGTCTGAAACTCCTAGTTTCAACACCTGGATGTTTGCAAAATTATCCAAATTTAACTCTTTTTTACCGCATTTGATTTCCGAGTCCAATCTTCCGTTCTCCTAGTCATATTTTAGCTGAACACATGGACAAGAGGCATGCACAGAACATCAATGATGCGGCAAAAAGGTACTAGTACGACCAAAACCGTCTTCAACAATCTGGTTTATCTACATTTTATTTGAGTTCAGATACAAATTGGGAACGTGTGCATCATCAGAAGCATCTATGAGCTAAGAATGTTCAGAAGAGCAACCCTGCTCTGAATCAATCTCCTGAACAGAATacccacaccatctccaaggtcTCCCATGTTGCGCTCAAGCGCCCCCAACTGCCGCTCCTCGCACACAACCTTTCTTTTCTGGAACCTCTTGGACACAAGGGACCATTTGCTCGCGTTTGGACTGCCAACTTGCTCCGGCAAGAGCCGCGACATGGATTCAAGCAGATAGACAGCCATCTCTCTGGCTTCTGCCATTAGTCTGACCACTCTGCAACCTTCCGTAGTAGCCTTGCTGGTCGTCTTCTTCAGAGGCTTGTGTGCCTTCTTCGCCAGACGGACGAAGGAATCGATTTTGAGCTGGACAGCTGCGTCGTCTCCTCTCTTGAGCACCAGGCGCAGCTCCTGGACGCTCGTCTTCAGCTCCGCCAAGCTCTCTTGCATGGCGCTGCAGAGATCGATCAGCACGAGAGACCTGTCGAGTTCTTCCTCCGCCATCTTCCTTTGCTGCGTCAAGGCTTGGTTGCTGGGCAAGCACAGCATCTCCTCTACACATCCGTAGAGGTCGCCAAGCTGCCTCAGACCATCGCACGTGGTGTCAATGGTCGCAGAAGGCGACGAGATGCGAGCTTTCAAGGTCTGCAGCTCTTGCTCCACGTTGGATTCAGTGGAgtgaggcaaagaaggaagactTGTAGACCTTTGATGGCACGCCATTTTTGTGAGGAATGGACGATAAAGGAAGGTGATCTATGTATTGTTTGTGCTCAGCCTTCTGATGCACTGTATTTATAGTCAGGAATTGGCAAGGCACCTCAGCCACCATCTTCCCTGTGTTCTCAGTAATGTAGCGAGCAACTTCTATGATGAGGCGTAATCATAGGTTATGTTCAGTGCAACAAACACCAATAAGTGAACTTGATAGTATgtggtgtttgagcaaatcataTGCACGAGCAGGTTCTCAAAAATCAAGGCTGGAAATCCTCTAATAGAAGAAAATGCAATCCGACATGTGCCATATTGAGTGACTAGCTAGCTGACTTCACCTTCAAACAGTCTGTCAATCGACAGACGACAGTTGCACCTGCATCTCCGCATGTAGCATTGCTGGCATGCCTCTGTTGTCTGCAACACCACACGCTGCCTATACATTGAAGTTGTTGGTAAATTCTTCACTTCTCAATACCAAAAATCAGTTGACGCATAAATTAGTAATCTCATATCAAGTTGATGGACAAATTAGTTGTCCCAAATCAGACTTGCGTTTTGAATATTGATGGCCGTGCATTTGCACGAGTGCTGAACTGAAATACAGATAGACATATATCAACTGAAATAAATGGCGTGCAAATTATGCAACTGTCTAACCGATACATGTTCGTTAAATGACTAACTGAACTCACCTTCCAATGATTTGTCAGTTGTGTTTCAGCATCTTATAGTTGCAGTTGTTCGTCCTCGTGCAACATTGTTGGCTTGTCTTGCTATCTGCAACACAACTAAACACATGATCATTAATGATAACATTAGACATTACGAAACCAAGAAAGGCCTGTCCATCATCGCCACGAAACACAGAGAGATTGATATACAGTTTGTCCGCAAGTAGGTCACTGTGGGACTAGTTCACATTCTTCATGCCCTGTCCTCTCACTAGTTTGCGGGCATCATGACTAAAGAACTGCACGTACAGTTGTTTACAAACTTGAAGTCCTGCTGTGACTGTGAAAGGGTATAAAGAATTTTATGGATAAGTGTCATATACACACGTTGTATTCTTGTAACCCAAACCACCTTGGCTATATACATATCAAATGTCACCCTCCTCAAAGGCATGATCTGACATGTTTTTCCCCATCTTCTATTTATCTACAGAGAGGGGACGTGCCTGATAATAGAAGAGAAgcactaccggaatcctcaaatttgctGAGTGTATTTATTCGGGTACTcagcaaacaagctctttgccgtGTGCtgagctaaaaacactcggcaaaaaaaaacactcggcaaatagggagcttgccgagtgtcaaaaaaaacactcggcaaaaatatagtttgtcgagtgtcaaaaacaacactcggcaaagaaataaaatcatttttttggaaaagaagaagaaaaaaaatgggaaaaaaactttgccgagtgctcagatctagaacactcggcaaagaaataaaatatttttttctagaaaagaaggagaaaaaaaaactttgccgagtgctcagatctaaaacacttggcaaacaaaTAAATAATCTTTTTctggaaactttgccgagtgtccagatcagacactcggcaaacaaaaaaaaatcccgTCAAataccctcccctcccctcctgagGCCCAGCGCCCCTCCCCCAGTCCCCACTCGAGCACCCCGCGCACCCCTCCCCTCCTGGATCGCCACCACCGGCGGCCGGCCCCCACTCCCTCTCTCGGTggcgcctctccctctccctctccactccggcctcccactccctctctcggtggcgcctctcctccctccctcgtCGCACAACCTGGGTTCCGACGCAATTCTTGGTGGGGAACCTCGGCCGGCAGCACCTCCGGCACCGGGGCGGGTGGATCCTTCCTTCCCCCGCCAGGATCTGCTCTCCCCCGTCTGGATCTGCTCTTGTGTCTCCCCTGCGGGGCTCCTCTGCGTGCTCTTCGGAGAGGGGGGGTGGCTCAACCGGCGCCGAGCGGATCCACCATCCCTGCCCCCTCCATGCGTTTGAGCCGAAGTGGGTCGGAGGTGGTGCTCTCCGGCTTTCACCGGCGTCGGGGGCGGCGGCCCGGTCCACGGCGCACTTCGGGCCTGGTGGGGCCGGGAACGAATGAGGCGGGGGCTGTGCTGGCCCTCCTCAACCTAGCTGGAGGTTGGCTGCAGCCATGGTGCACGTCGATCTCTATCCTTGGACTTCGATTTGATTAGTAACTGCTGCCCTATTGGTGCTCGatgaaatgctctgctggtgttCTGTCTTGGATGAATGATTATTGGTTTGCATCCACAGGGGCTGATTTCCTTGCTGTCCGGataattattttttttctttggaaaataggtttgccgagtgtattatgaaaaacactcagcaaaccaatttttttttgccgagtgttaaatttgacactcggcaaactaattttttttttgccgagtgtcaaatttgacactcagcaaaccatttgccgagtgcgcgataaaaaaacactcggcaaatagctgtttgccgacaCACAGATGTCGTGTGTtgtatgccgagtgttacacttggcaaaacagttgccgagtgtttttgggcctttgccgagtgcccctggcactcggcaaaactactgtatcccgtagtgaaGGTTCGAGGTTCACTAAGTTACAAAAGGAAGATGTGGTGTGTGCTGCTAATTTAGTCTGCACCTAGAGCTCAATTAATTGAACAATTCGGCTTATGAGATGATATGGTGGATATTTGTCCATGTCAAGGATGATAAGTTATTGTCAAGGTGAGATGATTGAGCTTTGGTTGAGCTAGTTCTAGCGTGATTCCAACTAAGATGCCGAGTTCGTATGtattgtgcaacatgtctcttggcttgtgaatGTGCAAGGTTAAGTGCATTAAGGTGGTCGACAACAATGGAGAAGGTCAAGCGAGGAGTTCAGGTTGATGGACTGCGGATGGTGGAGAGTAAACACGAATACTTGCATCAAGTGACGAAGGGTCTGGAGGATGGACCAAGTATGGCTAGCACATGACACGATGAAGAGCAATAGCAAACATGGAGATGGTGATGAAGACAACATTGACTAACGTTGTCAAGGTTCGGGTTCGACAAAGTCAAGGGAACGCATCGCGAGCACTTGGTGGACCGCCGGGCCAAGGACATGAAGGACACACGTCCACATCAGAGGGTTGCATACAACTACATGGCCTAGGAGGGTTTGGTGTTCTTGGCCTAAAAAATACGGGAAGAGTGGTTTTTGattttgggcctcaaaacctagGGGAGGACTCGGGGAGGCACACGGGGTCATCGAGTTGAGGTGAAGCAACTTCATGAAGGGCCCATGACCCTCCGATGCTTCGAAGACCATCTAGACCATTTTGCACCTCGTTGGTCAAGTGGTTTGTGTCTAAATGTATCGGCATTCTTGGAATGTGTAATTGATCAACCCTTCTTCTCTTCTCGCGTAGTTGATCATACAAGCTTCCTAACTATGTCTGTTCATCGAATGATAACTCCTCTATCGCGTTGTGTCTGAAGAGTGTCGTTTGAATGCTTCGTGTTGCCTAATCTGAAGGTTGCGCCGTGTTGTTAGCGGCTGGTGGTTGTCGCTTAAAGGTGAACTCCTCAAAGGGGCTGATGGGTGGGACATGTGTGGTTGGGTCATTGCTTTGGATTGGTGCAGTAGCTAGCAAAATGGTTGCATTTGAAGGATCACTCTGGGTGTTATTATTTTGAGTGTTGTGGGTCACCCGGAGGTGTCCTTGATGTTGTTTTTCTTGCCATCGTTGTTGATTGAAAAGTACGAACCGCGGACAATGCCAACTATCGAGAATATAGGTTCCTGCTCAAACCCTCGTCAGGAAAAAACTATGATAACTTGAAGTAAAAAGATCTTCTTAAGTACAATGCCCGGGCTGTCTTACCCTCCGCGagtcgagtttttttttaaagGCTAGTGTTGTATTCCTCCATTTTTATTACTGTTACAAACATCATATTAATTGCGGAGCCAAATGGTCACTCCATATTACAAGATATCTCGTCTCGCTACTACATTCCTGTCATGTTTGAGGGCACAGTAGTCTAGATCTGCTAATCCCATGGTTTTCTCTTGCTCCGCACCTCGTGACTCTAGTCTGGTGGTCTCCCAATGGTTTATTTTTTTATACAGACGATGCCTGTATATAGCCACAGGTTGTCTTTAAAATTCTTTTTAGTAGTGTTATTAAAAAAAGAAATTCAGTGTTTTTTTAGGCAAGTCGGCAGTAAGGAAGACTCCTAGCCGGCATGTCGGCGGGGTCTCCTAGCCGTTTATTTTTTTGTTTCCACATATATACGTGTGAATAAGTTTTGACCTTGACCAGGGCATATGCAGCTTGCAAGGACGTCCAAAATTGCAGCTGGTGGCAAAGCTCGGAATGACGGACGGGCAAGCATTATGTGGACTTCATTTTTGCCATGGTCTCATTCCGCCATGCACTTGCACTACTGCTAGattcacacacacacaaaaagaaagaaagaaagaaagaaaaaaaactgaGCGAGATCAAGTTTGGCGAGGGTGAGAGCTTAGACTATCATGATAACCTTGCCAATGATGCTTTGTGCGGCACTATTATTCTCTCTGGTGATTCTGTGGTCTCCAGTAGAGACGTCGTCGACCACCGTGCTAGCAGCCTCCGGAAGCATCATGGCCGGAGGAAACAGGACGTCGTTGGACGGCTGCCCGACGAGCTGCGGCAATCTGACCTTCGCCTACCCATTCGGCGTCGGAGCGAATTGCTCCCGGGGGCCCGATTTCA
This sequence is a window from Miscanthus floridulus cultivar M001 chromosome 10, ASM1932011v1, whole genome shotgun sequence. Protein-coding genes within it:
- the LOC136485803 gene encoding uncharacterized protein, whose amino-acid sequence is MACHQRSTSLPSLPHSTESNVEQELQTLKARISSPSATIDTTCDGLRQLGDLYGCVEEMLCLPSNQALTQQRKMAEEELDRSLVLIDLCSAMQESLAELKTSVQELRLVLKRGDDAAVQLKIDSFVRLAKKAHKPLKKTTSKATTEGCRVVRLMAEAREMAVYLLESMSRLLPEQVGSPNASKWSLVSKRFQKRKVVCEERQLGALERNMGDLGDGVGILFRRLIQSRVALLNILSS